The Tepidibacter aestuarii genome contains a region encoding:
- a CDS encoding GrdX family protein yields the protein MKIITNNSLVVKKFGDKYEVEYIEGDFLGILNVCRDYIHNKYKLLTHPLAGSIKPNETPYKTIMIDNVDDLDTDSLLLIEKAIDTTKKFQNNFRTPLWTDSVLEDFKVIDLDLITNVIETVNYYVK from the coding sequence ATGAAGATAATTACTAATAATTCATTAGTAGTAAAAAAATTTGGTGATAAATATGAAGTAGAGTATATAGAAGGAGATTTTTTGGGAATACTAAATGTTTGTAGAGATTATATACATAATAAATACAAATTATTGACACATCCATTGGCTGGAAGTATAAAGCCGAATGAAACACCATATAAAACTATAATGATAGATAATGTAGATGATTTAGATACTGATTCGCTTTTGCTTATTGAAAAAGCCATAGATACTACTAAAAAATTTCAGAACAATTTTAGAACACCATTATGGACAGATTCAGTATTAGAAGATTTTAAGGTAATAGACTTAGATTTAATAACAAATGTTATTGAGACAGTAAATTATTATGTTAAATAA